The nucleotide sequence CCTACTTAGACTCACTATCTTGTATAGCCACAAGGATGCACAGATCAATGTCACTTTATCATCACCAGAGGAAGGTTATTATCCAAAGAAGCCACTTCTTTCTCTGAAACAAGATCTCTCACCGTACTTTTCGGAGAAAATGTATGCAGGCTTCTCAGCCTCTACCGGCTCGGTTGGAGCGATGCATTACATGTGGGTTTGGTTTATCAATGGATACATCACTGTTCCAAATCTTGACTTAGGGATACCAAAGTTTCCATCATATCCCATAACAAAAACTAAGGTAGCTCTGATAGTTTTGGGGACAAGCTTGGCCTTGGCTCTCTTTGCTGCGCTTGTTGCTACAGGTTTGAGTTTCTTCTTCTATAAGAGACATATGAAGGTTATGGAGGTTTTAGAGGAATGGGAGATCGAATGTGGACCTCATAGGTTTGCTTACAAAGAGCTTTTCAAAGCCACAAACGGTTTCAAACAGCTTCTAGGGAAAGGAGGCTTTGGTCAGGTCTTTAAAGGAACACTTCCAGGTTCCAACGCAAAGATTGCTGTGAAACGTGTTTCTCACGGCTCGAGCCAAGGGATGCGTGAGTTCTTAGCTGAGATAGCTACCATTGGTCGTCTTAGACACCCGAATCTAGTCAGGCTTCTTGGTTACTGCAGGTACAATGAAGAGCTCTACTTGGTTTATGACTTTATGCCCAATGGTAGTCTTGACAGGTACCTCCACGGAGGATCATCAGATCAAGAAGAGCTTTCTTGGAGTCAACGTTTCAAGATCATCAAAGATGTTGCATCTGCACTAGCCTATCTCCACCACGAGTGGATGCAAGTTGTGGTTCATAGAGACATCAAGCCAGCTAATGTACTAATAGACGACAAGATGAATGCAAGTCTTGGAGATTTTGGACTGGCTAAGCTATATGATCAAGGACACGAAGCTCAGACCTCTAGAGTAGCCGGAACGTTTGGTTACATGGCACCAGAGCTCATGAGAACGGGGAGACCAACCACGGGAACAGATGTTTACGCCTTTGGTGTTTTTATGCTTGAAGTTTCTTGCGGTAGGAAGCTCTTTGAGCCGCGAGCTGAGCCTGAAGAGATTGTTCTTGCTGATTGGGCGATTAACCGCTGGGAGAAAGGTGATATCATTGAGGCGGCTAGTGAAAGAATCAGACGAGAGTATGACAAGGGGCAGCTTGAGGTTGTTTTGAAGCTGGGAGTGTTGTGTTCGCATCAGGCTGAAGAGGTTAGGCCGGATATGGCTACTGTGGTTAAGATCTTGGAGGGAGTTTCTGAGCTTCCGGATAATTTGCTTGATGTTGTTAGGACTGAGAAGTTGGGGAGATGGTATGAGATGTATGGAAAGGTGCTTGATGTGGAGGTGACAATGGAGTCTGGAGGTAACTTGACGGTCACGGAACCGTTGACTTCTGTCGGACGGTAAAAAGTGGTTGGTGAGGGTTTAATAACATGTGACGGTGTTTGCTTCTAcaattgtttttgttgttgtttgaaTGCATCATTTGGTTTATGTGTTTGTGTGTTTAGTCTCATGTTGAAAGACAAACTTGTATGCATCTAATATGGGTTTGGGatatgtgaatttttttttgaaaggcTTAGAAAGGTTTAGGTTTCTTAAAGCATAAAAAGATAGTATCAAACGTATACAATAGGTCGTAATGGTATTGTAAATttggatttgaaaaaaaaaatcaccaacAATGATTCTAAGTTctaacaaatctatattataattagGATAAGACGCATGatgattttatttgtatatattatcgataatttttttttatatatttgatcattttatttatatatatacaatattttttattgttattatataatttcttttcgatagaccggatcaatttttattaaaaattgtggaattaaactataattaatatatcatgggttaatcggattggacattaaacaaattatgacacaaaaagtttatttttttccaccgaacatatttttgaaaaaaatgaacattaTTGTTTcaacagttgaattattttgacatttctttttcatatggttttgaaaggtttcagatcaactatcaaattgatacatgtcattttaatgtttgtacTCGTATGCTTAcagaaaatttacatttttgtaatttaaaatcgttttaaaaattcaaaatatagcatataagacaaaatctaacatataaaaaatataacatataaattttcttcatttttgtaatttaaagtcattttaaaatttttaaaatataacatataagatttcctcattattgtaatttaaagtcatttaaaaatcaaaatataacatataagaaataatctaatttttttaattatatggttaatgtgattgtttaatttttaattaaacaaaagtgaaaaaaagatgcaaaaattgttatcaaatttttattattcatagtcattaattgctatatatatgttaattatattaggtaattccgtagttttatttaggaaaaaatacacgctttttatatttttggttaataCAATGTTTTCTATTAATTagattttcaattgattcttaagtGACATCCTAATTAAATGATACAGTAGTGTCTCTTTTAAATTAGTATAAACCTAAGATTACAACTTTTAAAatgattctcaattaatatataggggatgattctcaattaatatatatgactCTCTCCTGAAGACGACACGTCAGCATCAAGTGAGTCCcactttaaaaaatatgaaaaatgtcAAGCCC is from Brassica napus cultivar Da-Ae chromosome A4, Da-Ae, whole genome shotgun sequence and encodes:
- the LOC106429276 gene encoding probable L-type lectin-domain containing receptor kinase V.3 — its product is MITETNYSIQSMIMSSKILSHVVFLILVLFCCTEHTHGKLIMQGSAGFVKGFRTLTSTKKHTYGQAFHDEILQFKNSNGTMTSFSVTFFFAIVPEHKRKGSHGMAFVISPSRGITNASADQYLGIFTKANNGNMSNHIFAVELDINKDDEFGDIDDNHVGININGMRSVLSAPAGYYDQEGHFRSLSLISGNLLRLTILYSHKDAQINVTLSSPEEGYYPKKPLLSLKQDLSPYFSEKMYAGFSASTGSVGAMHYMWVWFINGYITVPNLDLGIPKFPSYPITKTKVALIVLGTSLALALFAALVATGLSFFFYKRHMKVMEVLEEWEIECGPHRFAYKELFKATNGFKQLLGKGGFGQVFKGTLPGSNAKIAVKRVSHGSSQGMREFLAEIATIGRLRHPNLVRLLGYCRYNEELYLVYDFMPNGSLDRYLHGGSSDQEELSWSQRFKIIKDVASALAYLHHEWMQVVVHRDIKPANVLIDDKMNASLGDFGLAKLYDQGHEAQTSRVAGTFGYMAPELMRTGRPTTGTDVYAFGVFMLEVSCGRKLFEPRAEPEEIVLADWAINRWEKGDIIEAASERIRREYDKGQLEVVLKLGVLCSHQAEEVRPDMATVVKILEGVSELPDNLLDVVRTEKLGRWYEMYGKVLDVEVTMESGGNLTVTEPLTSVGR